The following proteins are encoded in a genomic region of Burkholderia cepacia:
- the tssG gene encoding type VI secretion system baseplate subunit TssG, with protein MRATPETDVPAVPAVPEAALSPQLRACLQAEPWRYGFLSLLRRIGADPRIDPVGTAKRPQAEPFRLGQQPSLAFSPREIASVGDAGGRIRVRLFGLGMLGPNGPLPIHVTEIARDREESRRDPTLGNFLDIFHHRYLTLLYRAWASAQAAAGLDRPGDERFSFYVACLTGQDAGEIGRRLLPAHARLSASPHLVREARNPDGLRMTLERYFGVPVALDENVLHWIAVDPLEHSRLGRPGSASTMAEGALLGELVPDRQHKFRLVVGPLDIADYLRFTPQGEDLPRLVEWVRAFVGYEFEWELELRIRPNGAPPAVIGGPQQLGWSGWLGRSPSGEPVTGMRFEPERYVDQFVRHGGPHDSTAQECIR; from the coding sequence ATGCGCGCGACACCCGAGACCGACGTGCCTGCCGTGCCCGCCGTGCCTGAAGCCGCGCTGTCGCCGCAGTTGCGCGCGTGCCTGCAGGCCGAGCCGTGGCGTTACGGCTTCCTGTCGCTGCTGCGGCGCATCGGCGCGGACCCGCGCATCGATCCGGTCGGCACCGCGAAGCGCCCGCAGGCGGAGCCGTTCCGGCTCGGCCAGCAGCCGAGCCTCGCGTTCTCGCCGCGCGAGATCGCGAGCGTCGGCGATGCGGGCGGGCGAATCCGGGTGCGGCTGTTCGGCCTCGGCATGCTTGGGCCGAACGGGCCGTTGCCGATCCACGTGACGGAGATCGCGCGCGATCGCGAGGAAAGCCGCCGTGACCCGACGCTCGGCAATTTCCTCGACATCTTCCACCACCGCTACCTGACGCTGCTGTACCGCGCGTGGGCATCGGCGCAGGCGGCGGCCGGCCTCGACCGGCCCGGCGACGAACGGTTCTCGTTCTACGTCGCGTGCCTCACCGGCCAGGACGCCGGCGAGATCGGCCGCCGCCTGCTGCCCGCGCATGCGCGGCTGTCGGCGTCGCCGCACCTGGTGCGCGAGGCGCGCAATCCGGACGGCCTGCGCATGACGCTCGAGCGCTACTTCGGCGTGCCGGTCGCGCTCGACGAGAACGTGCTGCACTGGATCGCGGTGGACCCGCTCGAGCACAGCCGTCTGGGCAGGCCGGGCAGCGCGTCGACGATGGCCGAAGGCGCGCTGCTCGGCGAGCTCGTGCCGGACCGTCAGCACAAGTTCCGCCTCGTCGTCGGGCCGCTCGACATCGCCGATTACCTGCGCTTCACGCCGCAAGGCGAAGACCTGCCGCGACTCGTCGAATGGGTGCGGGCATTCGTCGGCTACGAATTCGAATGGGAGCTGGAGCTGCGCATCCGGCCGAACGGTGCGCCGCCGGCCGTGATCGGCGGGCCGCAGCAGCTCGGCTGGTCCGGATGGCTTGGGCGTTCGCCCTCCGGCGAGCCCGTGACGGGCATGCGTTTCGAGCCCGAGCGCTATGTCGACCAGTTCGTCCGACACGGCGGCCCGCACGATTCCACTGCGCAGGAATGCATACGATGA
- the tssE gene encoding type VI secretion system baseplate subunit TssE: MNPHENGTSAPRGGPDARPGSDGVAPPRRANAYLLPTLLDRLRDDAPRRQTEAPGEYAVTRKQMRDIVQRDLAFLLNAMNIDSHIDRERYPEAAASTVNFGMPPLAGAFMASRKWAEIERVIRRVILDFEPRLIPETLVVAPSREIEAGQRANVLAFEVRGLIHMDPYPLEFMVQSALDLETSQVSITGMRAR, translated from the coding sequence ATGAACCCACACGAGAACGGCACGAGCGCGCCGCGCGGCGGCCCCGATGCGCGCCCGGGCAGCGACGGCGTCGCGCCGCCGCGCCGCGCGAACGCCTACCTGCTGCCGACGCTGCTCGACCGCCTGCGCGACGACGCGCCGCGCCGCCAGACGGAGGCCCCGGGCGAGTACGCGGTGACGCGCAAGCAGATGCGCGACATCGTGCAGCGCGATCTCGCGTTCCTGCTCAACGCGATGAACATCGACTCGCACATCGACCGCGAGCGCTATCCCGAAGCGGCGGCCTCGACCGTCAACTTCGGGATGCCGCCGCTCGCCGGCGCGTTCATGGCGTCGCGCAAATGGGCCGAGATCGAGCGGGTGATCCGCCGCGTGATTCTCGACTTCGAGCCGCGGCTGATACCGGAGACGCTCGTCGTCGCGCCGTCGCGGGAGATCGAGGCCGGCCAGCGCGCCAACGTGCTCGCCTTCGAAGTGCGCGGCCTGATTCACATGGATCCGTATCCGCTCGAATTCATGGTGCAGAGCGCGCTCGACCTGGAAACGAGCCAGGTGAGCATTACCGGCATGCGCGCGCGTTGA
- the tssF gene encoding type VI secretion system baseplate subunit TssF, with amino-acid sequence MDPRLLDYYNQELIYMRELAAEFAHAHPKIARRLGMQAGEVADPYVERLIESFSFMAARMQIKLDAEFPRFTERLLEVLYPNYVAPTPSMSVARLYPSRTEGNLADGFRIARGTAFAARVPAGEKTACQFRSSQDVVLYPLEIADARLTGIPPDIPALDRYVPAGTQVRGALRLRLRTTGNARIADLNGLDRLPVYLAGDEQVASHLFELLHAGSIATITGAPGEFATPGRPLAAVTAEAVVHEGLGADQGLLPLTWSKFHGHNLLHEYFACPARFYFFALTGLEAGLRRVSGPEVEIVVLLDRAPGPLANLVDASRFALFCTPVINLFPRHLDRIELSSGQTEFHLVPARLTPLDYEVYSVEAMYGQVAATSAELEFRPLYQTLNNDEGNHGRYFSTRRESRLASDSARRYGTRTPYVGTEMFVSLVDQNEAPYGENIRFLSVEALLTNRDLATLVPRDGVNDLTVAESAPLESVGLIRAPSVPKPPFAERELAWRLIRQLNFNYLPLEELDHRPGGQGLRDLLRLFVAGDEADNRRQIESLIGVKTRPVTRKLPGAGPLVFGRGIECALTVDEPGFSGVSPYLFGVVLEHYLARHVSINVFTQTELHSMQRGRIARWPVRMGARGGA; translated from the coding sequence ATGGACCCGCGACTGCTCGATTACTACAACCAGGAACTCATTTACATGCGCGAGCTCGCCGCCGAGTTCGCGCATGCGCATCCGAAGATCGCACGTCGACTCGGCATGCAGGCCGGCGAAGTGGCCGACCCTTACGTCGAGCGCCTGATCGAATCGTTCAGCTTCATGGCGGCGCGCATGCAGATCAAGCTCGACGCGGAGTTTCCACGCTTCACGGAACGGCTGCTCGAAGTGCTGTATCCGAACTACGTGGCGCCCACGCCGTCGATGTCGGTCGCGCGCCTGTATCCGAGCCGCACCGAAGGCAATCTCGCGGACGGCTTCCGGATCGCGCGCGGCACCGCGTTCGCCGCGCGCGTGCCGGCCGGCGAGAAGACCGCCTGCCAGTTCCGCAGCAGCCAGGACGTGGTGCTCTATCCGCTGGAAATCGCCGACGCGCGGCTGACCGGGATTCCGCCCGACATCCCGGCGCTCGACCGCTACGTGCCGGCCGGCACGCAGGTGCGCGGCGCGCTGCGCCTGCGGCTGCGCACGACCGGCAACGCCCGCATCGCCGACCTGAATGGGCTCGACCGGCTTCCGGTCTATCTGGCAGGCGACGAACAGGTCGCGTCGCATCTGTTCGAATTGCTGCATGCGGGCAGCATCGCGACGATCACCGGCGCGCCGGGCGAATTCGCGACGCCGGGCCGGCCGCTTGCCGCGGTGACGGCCGAGGCGGTCGTCCACGAAGGGCTCGGCGCCGACCAGGGCCTGCTGCCGCTCACGTGGTCGAAGTTCCACGGGCACAACCTGCTGCACGAGTACTTCGCGTGCCCGGCGCGGTTCTATTTCTTCGCGCTGACGGGGCTCGAGGCGGGCCTGCGCCGCGTGAGCGGGCCGGAAGTCGAGATCGTCGTCCTGCTCGACCGGGCTCCCGGGCCGCTCGCCAATCTCGTCGATGCGTCGCGCTTCGCGCTCTTCTGCACGCCGGTGATCAACCTGTTTCCGCGCCACCTGGACCGCATCGAGCTGTCGTCCGGGCAGACCGAATTCCATCTGGTACCGGCTCGACTCACCCCGCTCGACTACGAGGTGTATTCGGTCGAGGCGATGTACGGGCAGGTCGCGGCGACTTCGGCCGAGCTCGAGTTCCGGCCGCTCTACCAGACGCTGAACAACGATGAAGGCAACCACGGCCGCTATTTCTCGACGCGCCGCGAAAGCCGGCTCGCATCGGATTCGGCGCGCCGCTACGGGACGCGCACGCCATACGTCGGCACCGAGATGTTCGTGTCGCTCGTCGACCAGAACGAAGCGCCGTATGGCGAAAACATCCGCTTCCTGTCGGTCGAGGCACTGTTGACGAACCGCGATCTCGCCACGCTCGTGCCGCGCGACGGCGTGAACGACCTGACGGTGGCCGAATCCGCGCCGCTCGAAAGCGTCGGGCTGATCCGCGCGCCGAGCGTGCCGAAGCCGCCGTTCGCGGAGCGCGAGCTGGCGTGGCGCCTGATCCGCCAGTTGAACTTCAACTATCTGCCGCTCGAGGAACTCGACCACCGGCCCGGCGGACAGGGCCTGCGCGACCTGCTGCGGCTGTTCGTGGCCGGCGACGAGGCCGACAACCGCCGGCAGATCGAGAGCCTGATCGGCGTGAAGACGCGGCCGGTGACCCGCAAGCTGCCCGGCGCGGGGCCGCTCGTGTTCGGCCGCGGCATCGAATGCGCGCTGACGGTCGACGAGCCGGGGTTTTCCGGCGTGAGCCCGTACCTGTTCGGCGTGGTGCTCGAACACTATCTGGCGCGGCACGTGTCGATCAACGTCTTCACGCAGACGGAGCTGCACTCGATGCAACGCGGCCGGATCGCCCGCTGGCCAGTGCGCATGGGCGCGCGGGGAGGAGCATGA
- a CDS encoding TagK domain-containing protein — MRAFKTVRRIEPDWHYTEPRPYRADAWAEAAGADDAPALDVRPADSPDAMPRDADAVLDLIDAVIAADALASRQADDTIADAPAAGGPIPARDLMHSLYEQYCGALENPQASLSAGWAAQMTAAHRPLPDLRADAREGVDATDSIDGLLSGARVLDDAFGPLTPGDEPDPAATEPVPEILRLFAPAEYHATAARRQGGLPPALTRQEHQTLAIDSPLPACPPAPACGA, encoded by the coding sequence ATGCGCGCATTTAAAACGGTTCGCCGTATCGAGCCGGATTGGCACTACACCGAGCCACGGCCGTATCGCGCCGATGCATGGGCGGAAGCCGCCGGCGCCGACGACGCGCCGGCGCTGGACGTGCGACCTGCCGATTCGCCGGACGCGATGCCGCGCGACGCCGACGCGGTGCTCGACCTGATCGACGCGGTGATCGCCGCGGATGCGCTCGCGTCCCGCCAGGCCGACGACACGATCGCGGACGCGCCGGCGGCCGGCGGCCCCATCCCGGCCCGGGACCTGATGCATTCGTTGTACGAACAATACTGCGGCGCGCTCGAGAATCCGCAGGCGTCGCTGTCGGCCGGCTGGGCGGCGCAGATGACGGCGGCGCACCGGCCGCTGCCCGACTTGCGGGCGGACGCGCGCGAGGGCGTCGACGCGACGGACTCGATCGACGGGCTGCTGTCAGGCGCGCGCGTGCTCGACGACGCGTTCGGCCCGCTGACGCCGGGCGACGAACCCGATCCGGCCGCCACCGAGCCGGTTCCGGAGATCCTGCGGCTGTTCGCGCCGGCCGAGTACCACGCGACGGCCGCGCGCCGGCAGGGCGGCCTGCCGCCGGCGCTTACGCGGCAGGAACACCAGACGCTCGCGATCGACAGCCCGCTGCCGGCCTGCCCGCCGGCCCCGGCCTGCGGCGCGTGA
- a CDS encoding ImpA family type VI secretion system protein, which yields MAPVDPAAPCGADLEYDPEFVVLAAKVAPRAEAQYGAFVGSPDPLNWSEIERDCRRLMMRSKDMRLAILFTRCRTRLGGAAGLAEGAGLLAGWLAAFADGIHPQPGVDADRDAALEIRMNALQALTDPDGLLADVREITLARSTAIRLQMRDVERAFAQPRAADALAPESVLRQLDELRAQQPAALAGFDDALASVAAIDAWSRDHLDAYAPDLSALDALLRLVARRQARAADAALEAAPDDALPMQDAGGAQPDEARPALAEGVADAVRPGVRGTPPDRIAAAELIRDARLWFEQHEPSSPVPVLLRRAEHLVGKRYAEVVHAIPAELLSLWAGDAP from the coding sequence ATGGCGCCGGTCGATCCCGCGGCCCCTTGCGGCGCGGACCTTGAATACGATCCCGAGTTCGTCGTGCTGGCGGCGAAGGTCGCGCCGCGCGCGGAAGCCCAGTACGGCGCCTTCGTCGGTTCGCCGGACCCGCTCAACTGGAGCGAGATCGAGCGAGACTGCCGGCGGCTGATGATGCGCAGCAAGGACATGCGCCTCGCGATCCTGTTCACCCGCTGCCGCACCCGGCTCGGCGGCGCGGCGGGCCTCGCGGAAGGCGCCGGGCTGCTCGCCGGCTGGCTGGCCGCGTTTGCGGACGGCATTCACCCGCAGCCCGGCGTCGACGCCGATCGCGACGCCGCGCTGGAAATCCGGATGAACGCGCTGCAGGCGCTGACCGACCCTGACGGCCTGCTCGCGGACGTGCGCGAGATCACGCTGGCCCGGTCGACCGCGATCCGCCTGCAGATGCGCGACGTCGAACGCGCGTTCGCGCAGCCGCGCGCGGCCGATGCGCTGGCGCCGGAATCCGTGCTGCGCCAGCTCGACGAATTGCGCGCGCAGCAGCCGGCCGCGCTGGCGGGCTTCGACGATGCGCTCGCGAGCGTCGCCGCGATCGACGCTTGGAGCCGCGACCACCTCGACGCGTATGCGCCCGACCTGTCGGCGCTCGATGCGCTGCTGCGGCTCGTCGCGAGACGGCAGGCGCGCGCGGCGGATGCGGCGCTGGAGGCGGCGCCTGACGACGCGCTGCCGATGCAGGACGCCGGCGGCGCGCAGCCGGACGAAGCGCGGCCGGCGCTCGCCGAAGGCGTTGCGGATGCCGTGCGCCCCGGCGTGCGCGGGACGCCGCCGGATCGTATCGCCGCAGCCGAATTGATCCGCGACGCGCGCCTGTGGTTCGAGCAGCACGAGCCGAGCAGCCCGGTTCCGGTGCTGCTCAGGCGTGCAGAGCATCTGGTCGGGAAGCGCTATGCGGAAGTGGTGCATGCGATTCCGGCCGAGCTGCTGTCGCTATGGGCCGGCGACGCGCCGTGA